In Populus alba chromosome 1, ASM523922v2, whole genome shotgun sequence, a single window of DNA contains:
- the LOC118053937 gene encoding transcription elongation factor SPT6-like isoform X1, whose product MKKAKRKLRKLPFTLVDEDDEEAEVAVKEKRAQNFSVDDDEYGLDKFETDGFIVDYNEEEVEGDCDGKDEQMKKKMRKKKSSKNLVLDDDDLELLRENQKPGLFQAKRVGNKKFKRLKKAKGRALGKDSGLSDDDVSLYDDSAEEKEAMYDDDINDMTDFIVDDDERYEKRAPVRLWELKEKKSRLVTAASSSSLEEAGYVFGDADELLKRQVLVKVVKPDDYDNFDPDHFMAERDDHVKKTDLPERMQMSEEITWTALVGETRRQEESSWILNQLITDMYPLLCNKKAQEGNGVGLLKKINKEDIVRFLEMHDLEKYDIPFIAMYRKEKCLSMLEDLGEDGIQNECSNDTEGKPRLKWHKILWAINELDRKWSLLQKRKSMLEESYKKRYEEECNNIDDMARLSLINLHFDTIMKSLMLADTEKDIDDVSMKFSLHFPPTEEVMEGKFKRRERRSAYSDYIKAGLWELAVKFVCSSKQFCLHLRQEKMGMDFWEDLNESPEVIASKFMCASLETPEAVLKGARHIAALEISCEPSVRKHARGFFIDEALVSTRPTPKGAKEIDFCHQFSSVKWLRDKPLDKFQDAQWLLIQKAEEEKLLEVTIKLPEDSLNKLISYSHKIYLAGGDDGYTQLWDEQRKLILKDVFSNCLLPSLEKETRVLLKTRAKCLVLMEYGEQLWNRASVAPYLHKRNVAGLEEGTGPRVMACCWGPGKPPTTFVMLDSCGQLLDVLQSGSISLRSQNVTGLQRKKYDQLRVHKFIISHQPDVIVLGAANASCPRLKDDIKEIVLKIEESSIDADQVLNGIAVIYGDETLPQLYEKSEVSLRHLPGQEGIVKRAVALGRYLQNPLAMIATLCGVQKEIVSWKLTSLDHFLTPEEKYGMIEMLMVDITNQVGVDINAAVSQDWLSAPLQFVSGLGSRKAAFLQRELAAGKIINNRKELAICGLTEKKIFFNAVGFLRVCCGEILSFGCEYDMLDGTRIHPESYGLAEKLVKDVYDDVAEAHPLKHVKNNPQLLKDFDINAYADNYEIERGENKKLTLYDIKTELLHGFLDPRRPYEEPTQDEEFCLISGKNEYAFAEGRILQAIVCRVLSQRAFCALDSGLIGMITKDDYSDEAADYSLTKRLREGDILTCKIKQIDKSRHQVLLTCKESELKSSRDQNLHELEPYYCGGQSSLVSHQEIACKEDLKNKHFISRMIIHPHYENMTQNQAVEFLADKDVGERVFHPSSRGPHYLTLTVKVFNGLYVHKDIIEDGKNLKDFSSMLDLGKTLKIGDDIYKDLEEVISQYVDPLVTHLKAILSFHKFKQGSKAEVDELLKSEKSDYPMRIPYCFGVSYKHPGTFILFYIRTNLHHEYIGLHPKGFKFRKQTFRKVEQLVAYFQKHIDDLKHQPAQMTRPITGSSARASTECGNEGGWKGQLNSSKDELSTLVSAGKKDCTRDDGGIGGHGSGRGRGHPSGLPRPDCVRGNGNRGGFGNGRGGNNRNGSDSGNNTSYWDDSGGNSGARSSYSWGNNTSGNASSWGNNAGGDASSSSWGGSRHPVNAGGRNWGGSGDDCQGIPGSGPPNGSDWMGSNKEGGNNFWGTESSSGGNLGGFNTNSASGNTGWGAGSRKSSSHPAGEDGWSGGGG is encoded by the exons ATGAAGAAGGCAAAgagaaaattgagaaaattgCCCTTCACTTTagtcgatgaagatgatgaag AGGCAGAAGTGGCAGTTAAGGAGAAAAGGGCCCAGAATTTTAGTGTAGACGATGATG AATATGGTTTGGATAAGTTTGAGACTGATGGGTTTATAGTGGATTATAACGAGGAAGAAGTGGAAGGCGACTGTGATGGGAAAGATGagcaaatgaagaagaaaatgaggaaGAA GAAATCTTCAAAGAATCTTGtccttgatgatgatgatcttgAGTTGCTCCGAGAAAATCAAAAGCCAGGCCTGTTCCAAGCAAAGAGAGTT ggaaataaaaaatttaaacggCTCAAAAAGGCCAAGGGCCGTGCTCTGGGAAAAGACTCTGGATTGTCTGATGATGATG TATCATTATACGATGATAGTGCTGAAGAAAAGGAAGCTATGTATGATGATGACATAAATGACATGACAGATTTTATTGTAGACGATGATGAAAGATACGAGAAAAGGGCCCCCGTGAG gTTGTGGGAgctgaaagaaaagaaatcaaggcTAGTAACagcagcttcttcttcttccctagAGGAAGCTGGCTACGTATTTGGTGATGCTGATGAACTCCTTAAGCGTCAAGTTCTGGTTAAGGTTGTCAAGCCAGATGATTATGACAACTTTGATCCGGATCATTTTATGGCTGAGAGGGATGATCATGTGAAGAAGACTGATTTACCTGAGAGGATGCAG atGTCAGAGGAAATCACTTGGACTGCTTTAGTTGGCGAAACAAGAAGACAAGAGGAGAGTTCTTGGATACTTAATCAGCTTATCACAGACATGTATCCATTGTTGTGTAACAAAAAAGCTCAGGAAGGAAATGGAGTAGGTCTGCTTAAGAAGATTAACAAGGAAGATATAGTGAGGTTCTTGGAAATGCATGATTTGGAAAAGTATGAT ATTCCATTTATTGCTATGTATCGAAAAGAGAAATGCCTTAGTATGTTGGAAGATCTGGGGGAAGATGGTATACAAAACGAATGTAGCAATGACACAGAGGGAAAACCTAGACTGAAGTGGCATAAG ATTCTCTGGGCCATCAATGAACTGGACAGAAAGTGGTCGCTTCTCCAGAAAAGAAAGAGCATGCTTGAAGAATCCTATAAGAAGCGTTATGAAGAGGAATGCAATAATATTGATGACATGGCAAGACTTTCTTTGATCAATCTGCACTTTGACACAATCATGAAGTCTCTGATGCTGGCTGATACAGAGAAGGATATTGATGATGTCAGTATGAAGTTTAGCTTGCATTTTCCTCCAACTGAAGAGGTCATGGAAGGAAAATTTAAGAGACGAGAGAGGAGGTCAGCATACAGTGACTACATTAAGGCTGGTTTGTGGGAGCTTGCAGTAAAGTTTGTCTGCAGCTCCAAGCAATTCTGCCTGCATCTCCGTCAAGAGAAAATG GGAATGGATTTTTGGGAGGATCTTAATGAATCTCCCGAGGTGATAGCTTCAAAGTTTATGTGTGCAAGTTTAGAAACTCCAGAAGCAGTGCTTAAAGGAGCCCGGCACATA GCTGCCCTGGAGATTAGCTGTGAGCCTTCTGTCAGGAAACATGCCCggggtttttttattgatgaagcTCTAGTCTCAACCAGACCAACTCCCAAAGGAGCCAAGGAGATTGATTTTTGCCATCAGTTTTCATCTGTTAAGTGGCTACGAGATAAGCCCCTTGATAAATTTCAGGATGCACAGTGGCTTCTTATTCAGAAAGCTGAAGAAGAGAAGCTCCTTGAAGTAACCATAAAATTGCCTGAAGATTCTCTGAATAAGTTGATTAGTTACTCTCACAAAATTTATCTTGCGGGAGGTGATGATGGGTATACCCAACTCTGGGATGAACAACGAAAGTTAATACTTAAggatgttttttcaaattgtctCCTTCCTTCATTAGAGAAGGAAACTCGTGTCTTGTTGAAAACAAGAGCAAAATGTTTGGTGCTTATGGAATATGGAGAGCAGTTATGGAACAGAGCATCTGTTGCCCCATATCTGCACAAGCGGAATGTTGCTGGCCTGGAGGAAGGTACTGGACCAAGGGTCATGGCTTGCTGCTGGGGTCCTGGAAAGCCACCAACTACGTTTGTAATGTTAGATTCATGTGGGCAATTGCTTGATGTGTTGCAATCTGGATCCATTAGTCTGCGGTCTCAGAATGTTACTGGCCTACAACGGAAGAAATATGATCAGCTACGTGTCCATAAGTTTATTATAAGTCATCAGCCAGATGTTATTGTCCTCGGTGCAGCAAATGCATCCTGTCCACGGTTGAAGGATGATATCAAAGAG ATTGTTTTGAAGATAGAGGAAAGTTCTATAGATGCTGACCAGGTGCTAAATGGGATTGCTGTTATTTATGGAGATGAAACCTTGCCCCAGCTTTATGAAAAATCAGAAGTTTCATTGCGTCATTTGCCTGGACAAGAAG GCATTGTCAAAAGAGCTGTGGCTCTGGGGCGGTACCTGCAAAATCCATTGGCTATGATTGCTACACTGTGTGGTGTCCAGAAAGAGATTGTTTCTTGGAAGCTTACTTCCTTAGACCACTTTCTAACACCTGAAGAGAAGTATGGGATGATTGAAATGCTGATGGTGGATATTACCAATCAGGTTGGTGTGGACATAAATGCTGCTGTAAGCCAAGACTGGCTCTCTGCTCCTCTTCAGTTTGTATCTGGGCTTGGGTCTCGGAAGGCAGCCTTTCTACAGAGGGAGTTGGCTGCtggtaaaataattaataatcgaAAAGAGTTGGCAATTTGTGGATtgacagaaaagaaaattttctttaatGCAGTTGGCTTTCTGCGTGTCTGTTGTGGGGAGATTCTCTCTTTTGGATGTGAATATGATATGTTGGATGGAACAAGAATTCATCCTGAATCATATGGTCTTGCAGAGAAATTGGTTAAGGATGTCTACGATGATGTTGCTGAGGCGCATCCCTTAAAACATGTTAAGAACAATCCACAGCTGCTGAaagattttgatattaatgctTACGCTGATAATTATGAAATAGAGCGAGGAGAAAATAAGAAACTGACTCTTTATGACATTAAAACTGAACTTTTGCATGGATTTCTTGACCCTCGCCGTCCATACGAAGAACCTACTCAGGATGAGGAATTCTGTTTGATATCTGGCAAAAATGAGTATGCATTTGCTGAAGGAAGAATTTTACAGGCTATTGTTTGCAGGGTTCTGTCACAACGAGCATTTTGTGCACTTGACTCTGGCTTGATTGGCATGATCACGAAGGATGATTATTCAGATGAGGCTGCTGATTATTCCTTGACAAAGAGGCTACGAGAAGGTGATATTCTTACCTGTAAGATAAAACAAATTGACAAGAGCAGACACCAGGTGCTTTTAACTTGTAAAGAAAGTGAACTGAAGAGTTCTAGAGACCAGAACTTGCATGAGCTTGAACCTTATTATTGTGGAGGTCAGAGCAGTTTAGTAAGTCATCAGGAGATAGCCTGCAAGGAAGACCtcaaaaataaacatttcatttcaaggaTGATTATTCATCCTCATTATGAAAATATGACGCAGAATCAGGCAGTGGAG TTCCTGGCAGACAAGGATGTTGGTGAGCGTGTTTTTCATCCAAGTTCAAGGGGACCGCATTATTTGACTCTAACTGTGAAAGTCTTTAATGGACTTTATGTTCACAAAGACATAATCGAAGATGGGAAGAACCTCAAAGACTTCTCAAGCATGCTTGATCTTGGGAAAACATTAAAGATTGGAGATGACATTTATAAGGATTTAGAAGAG GTTATTAGTCAATATGTTGACCCATTGGTGACCCACCTGAAAGCAATTCTAAGTTTCCATAAATTTAAGCAGGGCTCAAAAGCAGAGGTTGATGAGCTCTTAAAATCTGAGAAATCAGATTATCCAATGAGGATACCTTACTGCTTTGGCGTTTCGTACAAGCATCCTGGAACTTTCATCTTGTTTTACATAAGAACAAATCTACATCATGAGTATATAGGTCTGCATCCTAAGGGATTCAAATTTAGGAAGCAGACATTCAGGAAGGTTGAGCAGCTCGTTGCATATTTCCAGAAACATATTGATGATCTAAAGCATCAGCCAGCACAGATGACAAGACCCATTACTGGTTCTTCTGCTAGAGCATCCACAGAGTGCGGTAATGAAGGTGGTTGGAAAGGCCAGCTAAACTCAAGCAAAGACGAACTGTCAACACTTGTCTCTGCAG GCAAAAAAGATTGTACTAGAGATGATGGTGGCATAGGTGGTCATGGTAGTGGTCGGGGACGTGGACATCCTAGTGGGTTACCTCGGCCTGATTGTGTTCGTGGAAACGGGAACAGAGGTGGCTTTGGTAATGGAAGGGGTGGTAACAACCGCAATGGAAGTGACTCTGGAAACAATACCTCTTACTGGGATGATAGTGGTGGAAATTCAGGTGCTCGCTCTAGCTACAGTTGGGGCAACAATACCAGTGGAAATGCTAGCAGTTGGGGAAACAATGCTGGTGGAGATGCTAGCAGTTCCAGTTGGGGTGGCAGTAGGCATCCTGTGAATGCTGGTGGTCGCAATTGGGGTGGAAGCGGTGATGATTGTCAAGGGATCCCTGGAAGTGGTCCTCCAAATGGTAGTGATTGGATGGGTAGTAACAAAGAGGGAGGGAATAATTTTTGGGGTACTGAGAGCAGCAGCGGTGGAAATCTTGGAGGGTTTAATACTAATTCTGCGTCTGGGAATACTGGATGGGGCGCTGGTTCTAGAAAGAGTTCCTCACACCCTGCTGGTGAGGATGGATGGTCAGGAGGTGGTGGTTAG
- the LOC118053937 gene encoding transcription elongation factor SPT6-like isoform X2 yields MKKAKRKLRKLPFTLVDEDDEEAEVAVKEKRAQNFSVDDDEYGLDKFETDGFIVDYNEEEVEGDCDGKDEQMKKKMRKKKSSKNLVLDDDDLELLRENQKPGLFQAKRVGNKKFKRLKKAKGRALGKDSGLSDDDVSLYDDSAEEKEAMYDDDINDMTDFIVDDDERYEKRAPVRLWELKEKKSRLVTAASSSSLEEAGYVFGDADELLKRQVLVKVVKPDDYDNFDPDHFMAERDDHVKKTDLPERMQMSEEITWTALVGETRRQEESSWILNQLITDMYPLLCNKKAQEGNGVGLLKKINKEDIVRFLEMHDLEKYDIPFIAMYRKEKCLSMLEDLGEDGIQNECSNDTEGKPRLKWHKILWAINELDRKWSLLQKRKSMLEESYKKRYEEECNNIDDMARLSLINLHFDTIMKSLMLADTEKDIDDVSMKFSLHFPPTEEVMEGKFKRRERRSAYSDYIKAGLWELAVKFVCSSKQFCLHLRQEKMGMDFWEDLNESPEVIASKFMCASLETPEAVLKGARHIAALEISCEPSVRKHARGFFIDEALVSTRPTPKGAKEIDFCHQFSSVKWLRDKPLDKFQDAQWLLIQKAEEEKLLEVTIKLPEDSLNKLISYSHKIYLAGGDDGYTQLWDEQRKLILKDVFSNCLLPSLEKETRVLLKTRAKCLVLMEYGEQLWNRASVAPYLHKRNVAGLEEGTGPRVMACCWGPGKPPTTFVMLDSCGQLLDVLQSGSISLRSQNVTGLQRKKYDQLRVHKFIISHQPDVIVLGAANASCPRLKDDIKEIVLKIEESSIDADQVLNGIAVIYGDETLPQLYEKSEVSLRHLPGQEGIVKRAVALGRYLQNPLAMIATLCGVQKEIVSWKLTSLDHFLTPEEKYGMIEMLMVDITNQVGVDINAAVSQDWLSAPLQFVSGLGSRKAAFLQRELAAGKIINNRKELAICGLTEKKIFFNAVGFLRVCCGEILSFGCEYDMLDGTRIHPESYGLAEKLVKDVYDDVAEAHPLKHVKNNPQLLKDFDINAYADNYEIERGENKKLTLYDIKTELLHGFLDPRRPYEEPTQDEEFCLISGKNEYAFAEGRILQAIVCRVLSQRAFCALDSGLIGMITKDDYSDEAADYSLTKRLREGDILTCKIKQIDKSRHQVLLTCKESELKSSRDQNLHELEPYYCGGQSSLVSHQEIACKEDLKNKHFISRMIIHPHYENMTQNQAVEFLADKDVGERVFHPSSRGPHYLTLTVKVFNGLYVHKDIIEDGKNLKDFSSMLDLGKTLKIGDDIYKDLEEGSKAEVDELLKSEKSDYPMRIPYCFGVSYKHPGTFILFYIRTNLHHEYIGLHPKGFKFRKQTFRKVEQLVAYFQKHIDDLKHQPAQMTRPITGSSARASTECGNEGGWKGQLNSSKDELSTLVSAGKKDCTRDDGGIGGHGSGRGRGHPSGLPRPDCVRGNGNRGGFGNGRGGNNRNGSDSGNNTSYWDDSGGNSGARSSYSWGNNTSGNASSWGNNAGGDASSSSWGGSRHPVNAGGRNWGGSGDDCQGIPGSGPPNGSDWMGSNKEGGNNFWGTESSSGGNLGGFNTNSASGNTGWGAGSRKSSSHPAGEDGWSGGGG; encoded by the exons ATGAAGAAGGCAAAgagaaaattgagaaaattgCCCTTCACTTTagtcgatgaagatgatgaag AGGCAGAAGTGGCAGTTAAGGAGAAAAGGGCCCAGAATTTTAGTGTAGACGATGATG AATATGGTTTGGATAAGTTTGAGACTGATGGGTTTATAGTGGATTATAACGAGGAAGAAGTGGAAGGCGACTGTGATGGGAAAGATGagcaaatgaagaagaaaatgaggaaGAA GAAATCTTCAAAGAATCTTGtccttgatgatgatgatcttgAGTTGCTCCGAGAAAATCAAAAGCCAGGCCTGTTCCAAGCAAAGAGAGTT ggaaataaaaaatttaaacggCTCAAAAAGGCCAAGGGCCGTGCTCTGGGAAAAGACTCTGGATTGTCTGATGATGATG TATCATTATACGATGATAGTGCTGAAGAAAAGGAAGCTATGTATGATGATGACATAAATGACATGACAGATTTTATTGTAGACGATGATGAAAGATACGAGAAAAGGGCCCCCGTGAG gTTGTGGGAgctgaaagaaaagaaatcaaggcTAGTAACagcagcttcttcttcttccctagAGGAAGCTGGCTACGTATTTGGTGATGCTGATGAACTCCTTAAGCGTCAAGTTCTGGTTAAGGTTGTCAAGCCAGATGATTATGACAACTTTGATCCGGATCATTTTATGGCTGAGAGGGATGATCATGTGAAGAAGACTGATTTACCTGAGAGGATGCAG atGTCAGAGGAAATCACTTGGACTGCTTTAGTTGGCGAAACAAGAAGACAAGAGGAGAGTTCTTGGATACTTAATCAGCTTATCACAGACATGTATCCATTGTTGTGTAACAAAAAAGCTCAGGAAGGAAATGGAGTAGGTCTGCTTAAGAAGATTAACAAGGAAGATATAGTGAGGTTCTTGGAAATGCATGATTTGGAAAAGTATGAT ATTCCATTTATTGCTATGTATCGAAAAGAGAAATGCCTTAGTATGTTGGAAGATCTGGGGGAAGATGGTATACAAAACGAATGTAGCAATGACACAGAGGGAAAACCTAGACTGAAGTGGCATAAG ATTCTCTGGGCCATCAATGAACTGGACAGAAAGTGGTCGCTTCTCCAGAAAAGAAAGAGCATGCTTGAAGAATCCTATAAGAAGCGTTATGAAGAGGAATGCAATAATATTGATGACATGGCAAGACTTTCTTTGATCAATCTGCACTTTGACACAATCATGAAGTCTCTGATGCTGGCTGATACAGAGAAGGATATTGATGATGTCAGTATGAAGTTTAGCTTGCATTTTCCTCCAACTGAAGAGGTCATGGAAGGAAAATTTAAGAGACGAGAGAGGAGGTCAGCATACAGTGACTACATTAAGGCTGGTTTGTGGGAGCTTGCAGTAAAGTTTGTCTGCAGCTCCAAGCAATTCTGCCTGCATCTCCGTCAAGAGAAAATG GGAATGGATTTTTGGGAGGATCTTAATGAATCTCCCGAGGTGATAGCTTCAAAGTTTATGTGTGCAAGTTTAGAAACTCCAGAAGCAGTGCTTAAAGGAGCCCGGCACATA GCTGCCCTGGAGATTAGCTGTGAGCCTTCTGTCAGGAAACATGCCCggggtttttttattgatgaagcTCTAGTCTCAACCAGACCAACTCCCAAAGGAGCCAAGGAGATTGATTTTTGCCATCAGTTTTCATCTGTTAAGTGGCTACGAGATAAGCCCCTTGATAAATTTCAGGATGCACAGTGGCTTCTTATTCAGAAAGCTGAAGAAGAGAAGCTCCTTGAAGTAACCATAAAATTGCCTGAAGATTCTCTGAATAAGTTGATTAGTTACTCTCACAAAATTTATCTTGCGGGAGGTGATGATGGGTATACCCAACTCTGGGATGAACAACGAAAGTTAATACTTAAggatgttttttcaaattgtctCCTTCCTTCATTAGAGAAGGAAACTCGTGTCTTGTTGAAAACAAGAGCAAAATGTTTGGTGCTTATGGAATATGGAGAGCAGTTATGGAACAGAGCATCTGTTGCCCCATATCTGCACAAGCGGAATGTTGCTGGCCTGGAGGAAGGTACTGGACCAAGGGTCATGGCTTGCTGCTGGGGTCCTGGAAAGCCACCAACTACGTTTGTAATGTTAGATTCATGTGGGCAATTGCTTGATGTGTTGCAATCTGGATCCATTAGTCTGCGGTCTCAGAATGTTACTGGCCTACAACGGAAGAAATATGATCAGCTACGTGTCCATAAGTTTATTATAAGTCATCAGCCAGATGTTATTGTCCTCGGTGCAGCAAATGCATCCTGTCCACGGTTGAAGGATGATATCAAAGAG ATTGTTTTGAAGATAGAGGAAAGTTCTATAGATGCTGACCAGGTGCTAAATGGGATTGCTGTTATTTATGGAGATGAAACCTTGCCCCAGCTTTATGAAAAATCAGAAGTTTCATTGCGTCATTTGCCTGGACAAGAAG GCATTGTCAAAAGAGCTGTGGCTCTGGGGCGGTACCTGCAAAATCCATTGGCTATGATTGCTACACTGTGTGGTGTCCAGAAAGAGATTGTTTCTTGGAAGCTTACTTCCTTAGACCACTTTCTAACACCTGAAGAGAAGTATGGGATGATTGAAATGCTGATGGTGGATATTACCAATCAGGTTGGTGTGGACATAAATGCTGCTGTAAGCCAAGACTGGCTCTCTGCTCCTCTTCAGTTTGTATCTGGGCTTGGGTCTCGGAAGGCAGCCTTTCTACAGAGGGAGTTGGCTGCtggtaaaataattaataatcgaAAAGAGTTGGCAATTTGTGGATtgacagaaaagaaaattttctttaatGCAGTTGGCTTTCTGCGTGTCTGTTGTGGGGAGATTCTCTCTTTTGGATGTGAATATGATATGTTGGATGGAACAAGAATTCATCCTGAATCATATGGTCTTGCAGAGAAATTGGTTAAGGATGTCTACGATGATGTTGCTGAGGCGCATCCCTTAAAACATGTTAAGAACAATCCACAGCTGCTGAaagattttgatattaatgctTACGCTGATAATTATGAAATAGAGCGAGGAGAAAATAAGAAACTGACTCTTTATGACATTAAAACTGAACTTTTGCATGGATTTCTTGACCCTCGCCGTCCATACGAAGAACCTACTCAGGATGAGGAATTCTGTTTGATATCTGGCAAAAATGAGTATGCATTTGCTGAAGGAAGAATTTTACAGGCTATTGTTTGCAGGGTTCTGTCACAACGAGCATTTTGTGCACTTGACTCTGGCTTGATTGGCATGATCACGAAGGATGATTATTCAGATGAGGCTGCTGATTATTCCTTGACAAAGAGGCTACGAGAAGGTGATATTCTTACCTGTAAGATAAAACAAATTGACAAGAGCAGACACCAGGTGCTTTTAACTTGTAAAGAAAGTGAACTGAAGAGTTCTAGAGACCAGAACTTGCATGAGCTTGAACCTTATTATTGTGGAGGTCAGAGCAGTTTAGTAAGTCATCAGGAGATAGCCTGCAAGGAAGACCtcaaaaataaacatttcatttcaaggaTGATTATTCATCCTCATTATGAAAATATGACGCAGAATCAGGCAGTGGAG TTCCTGGCAGACAAGGATGTTGGTGAGCGTGTTTTTCATCCAAGTTCAAGGGGACCGCATTATTTGACTCTAACTGTGAAAGTCTTTAATGGACTTTATGTTCACAAAGACATAATCGAAGATGGGAAGAACCTCAAAGACTTCTCAAGCATGCTTGATCTTGGGAAAACATTAAAGATTGGAGATGACATTTATAAGGATTTAGAAGAG GGCTCAAAAGCAGAGGTTGATGAGCTCTTAAAATCTGAGAAATCAGATTATCCAATGAGGATACCTTACTGCTTTGGCGTTTCGTACAAGCATCCTGGAACTTTCATCTTGTTTTACATAAGAACAAATCTACATCATGAGTATATAGGTCTGCATCCTAAGGGATTCAAATTTAGGAAGCAGACATTCAGGAAGGTTGAGCAGCTCGTTGCATATTTCCAGAAACATATTGATGATCTAAAGCATCAGCCAGCACAGATGACAAGACCCATTACTGGTTCTTCTGCTAGAGCATCCACAGAGTGCGGTAATGAAGGTGGTTGGAAAGGCCAGCTAAACTCAAGCAAAGACGAACTGTCAACACTTGTCTCTGCAG GCAAAAAAGATTGTACTAGAGATGATGGTGGCATAGGTGGTCATGGTAGTGGTCGGGGACGTGGACATCCTAGTGGGTTACCTCGGCCTGATTGTGTTCGTGGAAACGGGAACAGAGGTGGCTTTGGTAATGGAAGGGGTGGTAACAACCGCAATGGAAGTGACTCTGGAAACAATACCTCTTACTGGGATGATAGTGGTGGAAATTCAGGTGCTCGCTCTAGCTACAGTTGGGGCAACAATACCAGTGGAAATGCTAGCAGTTGGGGAAACAATGCTGGTGGAGATGCTAGCAGTTCCAGTTGGGGTGGCAGTAGGCATCCTGTGAATGCTGGTGGTCGCAATTGGGGTGGAAGCGGTGATGATTGTCAAGGGATCCCTGGAAGTGGTCCTCCAAATGGTAGTGATTGGATGGGTAGTAACAAAGAGGGAGGGAATAATTTTTGGGGTACTGAGAGCAGCAGCGGTGGAAATCTTGGAGGGTTTAATACTAATTCTGCGTCTGGGAATACTGGATGGGGCGCTGGTTCTAGAAAGAGTTCCTCACACCCTGCTGGTGAGGATGGATGGTCAGGAGGTGGTGGTTAG